A single Ignavibacteriales bacterium DNA region contains:
- the pyrF gene encoding orotidine-5'-phosphate decarboxylase: MIQQLRDANKKGMHICVGLDTDLTKIPSHILRADDPLFDFNRIIIDSTRDYAAAYKINLAFYESLGIRGIESMLRTIEYLQNEVFVIGDGKRGDIGNSSDMYAKSMYEVYRFDSCTVAPYMGQDSIEPFLKYEEKLTYVLALTSNPGSKDLQLKKTEQGTTVFEETVELCRNLNVKNNTGLVFGATQKKMLEEKISAFMNFDLLLPGVGAQGARLEDIIPVFAANNSFRYLINFSRSLLYCDTSVRFHEAVRSEIKKTDDLIRQYL, translated from the coding sequence ATGATACAGCAGCTCCGGGATGCCAATAAAAAAGGAATGCATATATGTGTCGGTCTTGATACCGACCTGACCAAGATACCTTCCCATATATTGCGTGCTGATGATCCGCTGTTCGATTTTAACAGAATTATTATTGATTCTACCAGAGATTACGCAGCTGCTTATAAAATCAATCTGGCATTCTATGAAAGCCTGGGAATCAGGGGAATTGAATCGATGCTCCGGACGATTGAATATCTTCAAAATGAGGTTTTCGTAATTGGAGATGGAAAACGGGGAGACATTGGTAATTCCTCCGATATGTATGCTAAGTCAATGTATGAAGTTTACCGGTTTGACAGTTGTACCGTTGCACCTTACATGGGGCAGGATTCAATCGAACCGTTTCTTAAGTATGAAGAAAAACTTACATACGTACTGGCCCTGACATCAAATCCGGGATCAAAAGATTTACAATTAAAAAAAACGGAGCAGGGGACCACTGTATTTGAAGAGACCGTGGAATTGTGCAGAAATCTGAATGTTAAAAATAACACTGGGCTTGTGTTTGGAGCTACCCAGAAAAAGATGCTTGAAGAAAAGATTTCTGCTTTCATGAATTTTGACCTATTGCTCCCCGGCGTTGGTGCACAGGGTGCCCGGCTGGAGGATATTATACCTGTTTTTGCTGCGAATAATTCATTCCGCTATTTAATAAATTTCAGCCGTTCACTCCTCTATTGTGATACTTCTGTGAGATTTCACGAGGCAGTCAGGAGTGAAATAAAGAAAACTGACGATTTAATACGGCAATACTTATAA
- the rodA gene encoding rod shape-determining protein RodA, translating into MKNPFSRRTDSPQVYYTVNDRFDLVMFLSVLILLAMGFLAIYSSTQNTVIEKGNFLKQTIAVVLSLSVFAVIYNLPTQIISKASLPLYIFSLVLLVAVLLFGRKVGGAKAWLYFGTFSFQPAEFAKMATVIFLARYLSRNQTQIDSLKDIIITLSIGGVPVLLILMEPDLGSSLVFAGMMITMVFWKGISLFGLFLVLSPVLVMGAALFGGFYFFLALLVVIAGLIYFKRDLFFSGSIFAVNIAVGFFVDIVYEFLSPHQQKRIASFLDPASDPLGSGYNSIQAKIAIGSGGLFGKGFLSGNQTQLQFIPEQWTDFIFCVIGEEFGFAGSLAILILYMILFTRILRIANMSKYQFHSLIAVGVLSIFFTHFVINVGMAIGIIPVIGIPLPFISYGGSSLLINMTMLGIIFNIYRTRKNYS; encoded by the coding sequence ATGAAAAATCCCTTCTCGCGAAGAACTGATTCTCCTCAGGTATATTATACTGTTAACGACCGGTTTGATCTGGTAATGTTTTTATCGGTACTGATACTGCTGGCTATGGGTTTTCTTGCCATATACAGCAGTACTCAGAATACCGTAATTGAAAAAGGAAATTTCCTTAAGCAAACAATCGCAGTTGTACTTTCATTAAGTGTTTTTGCGGTTATATATAATCTTCCGACGCAAATAATAAGTAAGGCCAGTCTGCCGCTTTACATATTTTCGCTTGTGCTTCTGGTTGCGGTACTGCTTTTCGGAAGAAAAGTAGGCGGTGCAAAAGCCTGGCTCTATTTCGGAACTTTTTCATTTCAGCCTGCAGAATTCGCGAAAATGGCCACCGTAATCTTTCTGGCCAGATATTTGTCACGAAATCAAACACAGATTGATTCACTAAAGGATATTATTATTACTCTTTCGATAGGAGGAGTGCCTGTTCTTCTTATTCTCATGGAGCCGGATCTTGGAAGTTCACTGGTATTCGCAGGAATGATGATAACAATGGTTTTTTGGAAGGGAATAAGTCTTTTTGGATTATTTCTGGTTCTGAGTCCAGTTCTCGTTATGGGGGCAGCGCTGTTTGGCGGTTTCTATTTCTTTCTGGCTCTCCTTGTTGTAATTGCCGGTCTTATATATTTTAAAAGAGATTTATTTTTTTCCGGATCAATATTCGCGGTCAATATTGCAGTCGGATTTTTTGTTGATATTGTATATGAATTTCTTAGTCCTCATCAGCAAAAGAGAATAGCATCCTTTCTTGATCCGGCCTCAGATCCTCTTGGGTCCGGCTACAATTCAATTCAGGCAAAAATTGCAATTGGTTCAGGGGGACTATTTGGCAAAGGATTTTTGTCCGGCAATCAGACGCAGCTTCAGTTTATTCCGGAACAGTGGACTGATTTTATCTTTTGCGTTATTGGTGAAGAATTTGGATTTGCAGGAAGTCTGGCAATTTTGATTCTCTATATGATTTTATTCACCAGGATTCTCCGCATCGCTAATATGAGTAAATATCAGTTCCACAGTCTGATTGCTGTGGGTGTTCTTTCAATATTCTTCACTCATTTTGTGATAAATGTTGGTATGGCAATAGGTATTATTCCAGTTATTGGCATTCCGCTTCCTTTTATCAGTTATGGCGGTTCTTCATTACTTATTAATATGACGATGCTTGGAATTATTTTTAACATTTATCGTACAAGAAAGAATTATTCCTGA
- the mrdA gene encoding penicillin-binding protein 2, which translates to MTTERISNINRSGILISIIVFIVLVYSVRLFQLQIVEHKKFDKESTENSVKAIDLTPLRGVFYDRNRELLVENTPAYTIRITPAYYDTANNRVLEKIAGMDAGSIRTILKKNRDYSKFSPIKVKRGVSFESIAWIEENSELFHGVDYIIELQRGYPAGVHGSHIFGYSKEVNKNQIKIDPYYSAGDLIGYNGIERKYESIIRGVKGKTFIIVDSRGREISKFKEGYQDIPSTKGMDLVLGIDAEIQRIAEENLKGKAGAVVAVEPKTGEILAMASAPDYDLNEFSYVTSRDYLRQLAADPGIPQFNRATMSLHPPGSTFKVLCAAIALDMGVIDENTTLYCAGGFTFGRFFKCHGGVHGAINVTRAIEKSCNSFFYQLIFRIGLDNLHEYAKRFKTGTKTGIDIFEESGGLIPNTKYYERAFGKNWPQGVLVSLGIGQGEISLTPLQLAYYTALIANNGKSYLPHIVKGYLDENKKFSPNLVDEVNTGLKESSFEIVKKGMFLVVNGAGTATHVRIPGIHVAGKTGTAQNPHGKDHAWFIGFAPFEDPKIAICVLVENSGFGGTHAAPIAKKMFESYLLRDTKEKKNKDEKSLLAKN; encoded by the coding sequence ATGACAACCGAGAGAATTTCTAACATAAACCGCAGCGGAATTCTGATTTCGATTATAGTATTTATTGTGCTTGTATATTCTGTCAGGCTATTTCAGCTGCAGATAGTAGAACACAAGAAGTTTGATAAGGAGTCAACAGAGAATTCTGTTAAAGCGATTGACCTAACTCCGCTGAGAGGGGTTTTTTATGATCGCAACCGGGAACTTTTGGTAGAAAATACTCCTGCTTACACCATTAGAATTACTCCGGCTTATTACGACACTGCAAATAACAGAGTTCTTGAGAAAATTGCCGGAATGGATGCAGGTTCTATAAGAACGATTCTGAAAAAAAACAGGGATTATAGTAAATTTTCACCCATTAAAGTGAAGCGTGGTGTGAGTTTTGAATCAATCGCATGGATTGAAGAGAATTCAGAGTTGTTCCATGGTGTTGATTATATAATTGAACTACAGAGAGGATATCCGGCGGGGGTGCATGGTTCTCATATTTTCGGGTATTCAAAAGAGGTTAACAAGAATCAGATCAAAATAGATCCTTATTATTCGGCAGGAGATCTGATCGGTTACAATGGAATTGAACGTAAGTATGAATCAATTATCAGAGGAGTTAAAGGTAAAACCTTTATTATTGTTGACAGCCGTGGAAGGGAAATTTCGAAATTTAAAGAGGGGTACCAGGATATCCCATCAACTAAAGGCATGGACCTTGTTTTAGGTATTGATGCTGAGATACAGAGAATTGCTGAAGAAAATCTGAAGGGTAAGGCGGGTGCTGTGGTTGCTGTTGAACCAAAGACCGGAGAGATTCTCGCGATGGCTTCAGCTCCTGATTACGATCTGAACGAATTCTCCTATGTTACGTCCAGAGATTATCTGCGTCAGCTCGCTGCTGACCCTGGCATCCCCCAGTTTAATCGTGCAACAATGTCATTGCATCCTCCTGGTTCAACATTTAAAGTTCTTTGTGCTGCGATTGCACTAGACATGGGAGTAATTGATGAGAATACCACATTGTATTGTGCAGGAGGTTTTACGTTCGGCCGGTTCTTTAAGTGCCATGGCGGTGTGCATGGAGCCATTAATGTTACCCGTGCGATTGAAAAATCATGCAATTCATTCTTTTACCAGCTGATTTTCAGAATCGGACTGGATAATCTTCATGAATACGCCAAAAGGTTTAAGACAGGAACCAAAACAGGAATAGATATTTTTGAGGAATCTGGTGGTCTTATTCCAAATACAAAATATTATGAAAGAGCATTCGGAAAGAACTGGCCGCAGGGTGTTTTGGTCAGTCTGGGAATCGGACAGGGCGAAATCTCTCTGACACCTCTTCAGCTAGCGTACTATACGGCCCTTATAGCAAACAACGGAAAATCATATTTACCTCATATTGTAAAGGGATACCTTGATGAGAATAAAAAGTTTTCCCCGAATCTCGTGGATGAGGTAAATACTGGTCTTAAAGAAAGTTCGTTTGAAATTGTGAAAAAGGGAATGTTCCTGGTTGTCAATGGAGCCGGAACAGCAACCCATGTAAGAATTCCGGGAATACATGTAGCCGGTAAAACCGGTACTGCACAAAATCCGCATGGCAAGGATCATGCATGGTTTATCGGGTTTGCCCCATTCGAAGATCCCAAAATTGCCATCTGTGTCCTTGTTGAAAATTCCGGATTTGGCGGGACTCATGCAGCACCGATTGCAAAAAAAATGTTTGAAAGTTATTTATTAAGAGATACCAAGGAGAAAAAGAATAAGGATGAAAAATCCCTTCTCGCGAAGAACTGA
- the mreD gene encoding rod shape-determining protein MreD: MNKEYYLHFLLILPVIVIQIYVLPLFEIAGIAPDLIAIYVLYVVLKSGQIQGMFFGGYAGLVFALVSFQLLGGAMFSLSLSAFILGYFYSEIRVESFVKSGRFIYLTILFAFINNLTYSLLTAYDVSFTPADLAVRMTFLPAVYTAVLASVIAAFFPKRYLTI; the protein is encoded by the coding sequence ATGAATAAAGAGTATTATTTACATTTCCTTTTAATTCTTCCCGTTATCGTGATTCAGATATACGTATTACCTCTGTTCGAAATAGCTGGGATTGCTCCCGATCTAATCGCAATTTATGTTCTCTATGTCGTGCTGAAATCCGGCCAGATTCAGGGAATGTTTTTCGGGGGGTATGCAGGTTTAGTATTTGCACTGGTATCTTTCCAGCTTTTAGGCGGGGCTATGTTCTCGCTCTCGCTTTCGGCCTTTATTCTCGGGTATTTTTATTCAGAAATCCGGGTCGAGAGTTTCGTCAAATCTGGCCGTTTTATTTACCTGACTATATTGTTCGCTTTTATAAATAATCTTACATACAGTCTGCTCACTGCTTATGATGTCAGTTTTACACCTGCAGACCTTGCGGTTAGAATGACCTTTCTTCCTGCTGTCTATACTGCGGTTCTTGCCTCTGTAATTGCCGCTTTCTTTCCAAAGAGGTATCTTACTATATGA
- the mreC gene encoding rod shape-determining protein MreC, with protein MKFFPAKFFRNFRQYIFLSLLLTASLFLIALSDSPQLMNFRTFTFGLFSVSTEFLKNVMNTTSLRSENMTLKHKNAELLVEVNKLRKAALENEELKRLLGIKDTTTLKLKFSEVVYRVFSSTQGTLVINSGRNDGIERGMPVIAFGGFIGIIHSVDANFSVIRTLKDVNFKVVVKEQGSRYNGILRWNGSSLKVTNLPKTAELTIGDRIVTSPISSLIPVPLTVGTVSKIINPEQGLLSDIEITPSAHLDVVEYVFVLQMKSKNNPFYDPEADLTGNE; from the coding sequence ATGAAATTTTTCCCGGCTAAATTTTTCAGAAATTTCCGGCAGTATATATTTCTCTCATTGCTGCTTACCGCGAGTCTTTTCCTTATAGCTCTGAGTGATTCGCCTCAGCTCATGAATTTCCGCACATTTACTTTCGGACTGTTTTCAGTTTCAACTGAATTTCTGAAGAATGTGATGAATACTACTTCTCTTCGCAGCGAGAACATGACTTTGAAACATAAAAATGCGGAATTGCTGGTTGAAGTAAATAAACTGCGCAAGGCAGCGCTGGAAAATGAAGAACTGAAAAGACTTCTGGGCATAAAGGATACAACTACCCTTAAATTAAAATTCAGTGAGGTTGTATACCGCGTTTTTTCTTCAACGCAGGGAACTCTGGTTATAAATTCGGGAAGAAATGACGGAATAGAACGGGGTATGCCTGTCATTGCATTCGGCGGGTTTATAGGTATTATTCATTCAGTGGATGCAAATTTCTCCGTTATCCGTACACTGAAAGATGTGAATTTTAAGGTAGTTGTTAAAGAACAGGGAAGCAGATATAACGGAATTCTCAGATGGAACGGAAGCAGTCTTAAGGTAACCAATCTTCCCAAGACTGCTGAACTCACGATTGGGGACAGAATTGTTACCTCACCTATAAGCAGTCTTATCCCTGTACCTCTGACAGTAGGAACTGTTTCGAAAATTATTAATCCCGAACAAGGTTTGCTCAGTGATATAGAGATCACACCATCTGCTCATCTTGATGTGGTTGAATATGTGTTTGTGCTGCAGATGAAATCGAAGAATAACCCATTTTATGACCCAGAAGCTGATTTAACCGGAAATGAATAA
- a CDS encoding rod shape-determining protein: MSFLDFFAADIAIDLGTANTLIYVKGKGVVLNEPSIVAYDANTKRILAIGKQAKEMFGREHREIKVTRPMRDGVIADFEIAEGMLRAFIKRVDVGMFSSRRIVIAVPSGVTEVEKRAVRDSAEHAGAKEVHLIAEPMAAAIGIGLSVEASVGNMIIDIGGGTTEIAVIALSGIVNEESIRIAGDEMNNAILHYFKKNHNMLIGEKTAEAIKCQVGSAMPLKEELTIQVKGRDLVNGIPKTTEISSVEIREALNESVSQIVDAVRLSLERTPPELSADILDQGIMLSGGGALLKGLDERIRLETNLPVHVSEDPLTAVVRGAGKVIENLNKYSRVLIRSRRY, from the coding sequence ATGAGTTTTTTAGATTTTTTTGCTGCAGATATTGCCATTGATCTTGGTACTGCCAATACGCTAATCTATGTAAAGGGTAAAGGGGTGGTGCTTAATGAGCCATCAATTGTTGCCTATGATGCAAACACGAAGAGAATTCTCGCAATTGGTAAACAGGCAAAAGAGATGTTCGGAAGAGAGCACCGTGAGATAAAAGTTACCAGGCCTATGAGAGATGGTGTAATTGCTGATTTTGAAATTGCCGAGGGAATGCTGCGTGCGTTTATAAAACGTGTTGATGTTGGAATGTTCTCAAGCAGAAGGATTGTAATTGCTGTGCCCAGCGGTGTTACCGAAGTTGAAAAACGGGCGGTAAGAGACAGTGCAGAGCATGCCGGCGCAAAGGAAGTTCATCTTATTGCAGAACCAATGGCTGCTGCAATTGGTATCGGTTTGAGCGTTGAAGCTTCAGTAGGGAATATGATTATTGATATCGGAGGAGGAACCACCGAAATCGCGGTTATTGCCCTTTCAGGTATCGTTAATGAAGAATCAATCCGGATTGCAGGGGATGAGATGAATAATGCAATTCTTCATTACTTTAAGAAAAATCATAATATGCTCATTGGTGAGAAAACTGCCGAGGCGATCAAATGTCAGGTGGGATCAGCAATGCCTCTGAAGGAAGAACTTACTATTCAGGTAAAAGGCAGAGACCTCGTTAATGGTATTCCCAAAACCACTGAGATCTCTTCAGTTGAAATACGTGAAGCGCTTAATGAAAGTGTTTCACAGATAGTGGATGCGGTAAGACTTTCACTGGAAAGAACCCCTCCTGAATTATCCGCTGACATTCTTGACCAGGGCATTATGCTTTCGGGCGGAGGAGCTCTCCTTAAAGGACTTGATGAACGAATCCGTCTTGAAACCAATCTTCCCGTTCATGTCTCTGAAGATCCGCTGACCGCGGTTGTCAGGGGCGCTGGTAAAGTTATAGAAAACCTTAATAAGTATTCCCGCGTTCTTATTCGCAGCAGACGCTATTAA
- the purH gene encoding bifunctional phosphoribosylaminoimidazolecarboxamide formyltransferase/IMP cyclohydrolase, with the protein MKKTALISVSDKTNLIELAEGLRKHGYSIIATGGTAAYLKDHHFQVTEISQLTGFPEVMEGRVKTLNPVVFGGILYKRDNQEHQQQLVQIGGESIDVVCVNLYPFEAAARNPDSTVEKLIENIDIGGPSLIRAAAKNHKFVTVLTNPSQYEKFLSLIAGDSLTEESRRTFAVDAFLYTQQYDALISGTLSKRFFDHSVFSLNYTSGTPLRYGENPHQSAGMYGDFYSCIRVHHGKELSYNNIMDTIAAVGITEEFDRPVAAIIKHVNPAGVAQAEDLLTAYTKALSCDPVSAFGGIVSFNGIVDNKLAEKLNEIFLEVIIAEGYTDDALIILQKKKDRRILSKISLFSASEIEFRSIPGGLIYQSADRGLKPEFKCVTEKTSTPDMMEEIEFSWKIVKHIRSNAILFTRDKMTLGIGGGQVSRVDAVRLAVMKAKDRGHDLNGSCVASDAFFPFADGLEECVAAGAGIIVQPGGSVRDEEVIAAANRLQVSMYFTGHRHFKH; encoded by the coding sequence TTGAAAAAAACTGCTCTCATAAGCGTATCTGATAAAACAAATCTGATTGAATTAGCTGAAGGCCTCCGTAAACACGGTTACAGTATTATTGCGACGGGAGGGACAGCAGCATATCTTAAGGATCATCATTTCCAAGTTACTGAAATTAGTCAGCTCACCGGATTCCCTGAAGTGATGGAGGGAAGAGTAAAGACTCTTAATCCGGTAGTATTCGGCGGAATCCTCTACAAGCGTGATAATCAGGAACATCAGCAGCAATTGGTTCAAATCGGAGGTGAATCAATTGATGTAGTCTGTGTGAATTTATATCCGTTTGAGGCTGCGGCAAGAAACCCCGATTCAACTGTTGAAAAACTTATTGAAAATATTGATATCGGCGGACCATCTCTGATCAGAGCCGCCGCCAAGAACCATAAGTTTGTCACTGTACTTACCAATCCTTCGCAGTACGAAAAATTTCTTTCCTTAATTGCAGGTGATTCTCTCACAGAAGAATCACGGAGAACATTCGCTGTTGATGCATTTCTTTATACACAACAGTATGATGCGCTTATATCAGGAACCCTGAGCAAACGGTTTTTTGATCATTCCGTTTTTTCATTAAACTACACTTCCGGCACCCCGCTTCGTTACGGTGAAAATCCACATCAGTCAGCAGGTATGTATGGTGATTTTTATTCATGCATAAGAGTTCATCACGGTAAAGAACTTAGTTATAACAATATAATGGATACTATCGCGGCTGTCGGGATAACTGAAGAGTTTGACCGGCCTGTTGCCGCTATTATAAAGCATGTTAACCCTGCCGGTGTTGCTCAGGCAGAAGACCTGTTAACAGCATATACCAAAGCTCTTTCCTGTGATCCGGTATCAGCATTCGGAGGCATTGTTAGTTTTAACGGAATAGTTGATAATAAACTGGCTGAAAAACTGAATGAAATCTTCCTTGAAGTGATTATTGCGGAAGGATATACGGATGATGCGCTTATCATTCTTCAAAAGAAGAAGGACAGAAGAATACTTTCAAAAATTTCATTATTCAGCGCTTCAGAAATTGAGTTCAGATCTATACCTGGCGGATTGATATATCAGTCTGCCGACCGAGGTCTGAAACCGGAATTTAAATGCGTAACTGAAAAAACCAGCACCCCGGATATGATGGAAGAAATAGAGTTCAGCTGGAAAATTGTTAAACATATCCGCTCAAATGCAATTTTGTTTACCAGGGATAAAATGACCTTAGGAATTGGAGGAGGACAGGTTTCACGGGTTGATGCGGTCAGACTTGCAGTGATGAAGGCTAAGGACAGAGGACATGATCTTAACGGAAGTTGTGTTGCCTCTGATGCATTCTTCCCTTTTGCGGACGGTCTTGAAGAATGCGTTGCTGCGGGTGCAGGCATAATTGTTCAGCCGGGAGGTTCAGTCAGAGATGAGGAAGTTATTGCTGCAGCAAACAGACTGCAGGTTTCAATGTATTTTACAGGCCATAGGCACTTTAAACACTAA
- a CDS encoding phosphoribosylglycinamide formyltransferase, which produces MKVAVFASGKGSSLVSLYEKSFIYGSYSIGCVVSDKEVCGALEFAARKNIPVVNSFIRYRTDSVFLEQVLNLFSELNIGLIVLAGYLKLFPDFLLQQYPGRVINIHPALLPLFGGKGFYGSKVHDAVFLSGMKKSGATVHFVNDQYDEGKIIAQETCDISAAKSPEEIAKLVLNTEHILLPKIVHAFAEDRIKISNGRVTVIY; this is translated from the coding sequence TTGAAAGTTGCAGTTTTTGCCTCTGGAAAGGGAAGCAGCCTTGTTTCTTTATACGAGAAAAGTTTCATTTATGGCTCCTATTCGATAGGATGTGTCGTAAGTGATAAAGAAGTGTGTGGAGCACTTGAGTTCGCAGCCCGGAAAAATATCCCTGTAGTTAATTCATTCATACGATACCGGACTGATTCTGTATTTCTGGAACAGGTTCTTAATCTGTTTTCTGAACTCAATATTGGTCTGATTGTACTTGCCGGCTATCTGAAACTTTTTCCGGATTTTCTTCTTCAGCAGTATCCTGGGCGGGTTATTAATATTCATCCGGCACTTCTTCCTCTTTTTGGGGGAAAGGGCTTCTACGGTTCAAAAGTGCATGATGCTGTGTTTCTTTCCGGTATGAAGAAATCAGGGGCAACTGTTCATTTTGTAAATGATCAGTATGATGAAGGAAAAATTATTGCACAGGAAACCTGTGATATATCAGCTGCAAAGTCTCCTGAAGAAATTGCAAAATTAGTTTTAAATACTGAACATATTTTACTGCCAAAAATAGTTCATGCATTTGCTGAGGATAGAATTAAAATCAGTAACGGCAGAGTAACCGTAATATATTAG
- a CDS encoding DUF3808 domain-containing protein: MKKILFIISILFFLNSVNANNYNNQLNEGIELSYNFKLNEAARVYDQLIKASPDNPLAYYHKSSLFFWKLMSVPDNADFDQFLKYSDLAIDKINVMMKKNDPDNDLLLLAGNTYTLRTIAFARKENYLECIWAAQKANSFLEKLKNSDPDVYDAYLGLGLFKIFLSQVPSSFKWALEVIGFKADLKLGLEYLTLAAEKAEKNEVESKFYYAFILSELLHDYRKSEKVLARLSAKYPGNLLFSYFLAVNSIKLRDLDVAEKQLQKIQRVKNNPLPKLLAFTHFLMGDVHFYSGNYSKAIRFYTDFLAISKENDYKGIAALRLGYSYDLSGNRRKAEEIYALTGSGSRSIDEDRYAERKGKQLTSRIVYYDEALLLYGESLVMRGKTDSAESVFNKVINEGTEPEMIAEAEYQLALLYLSSNELRKVKELAESILSKKNLSEVWLYPYSLYLLSEIAVRERDQESFAEYKNRVENYSNFDFPSRLEGLFFSLEYRLNNSVEI, encoded by the coding sequence ATGAAAAAAATACTGTTCATAATTTCCATTCTTTTCTTTTTAAATTCCGTAAACGCGAATAATTATAATAATCAGCTGAATGAAGGAATTGAGCTTTCTTACAATTTTAAGCTTAATGAAGCTGCCAGAGTATATGATCAGCTGATAAAAGCCAGCCCGGATAATCCGCTTGCATATTACCACAAGTCGTCTCTTTTCTTCTGGAAACTGATGAGTGTGCCCGATAATGCGGATTTTGACCAGTTCCTAAAGTATTCAGATCTGGCTATTGATAAAATCAATGTAATGATGAAGAAGAATGATCCTGATAATGATCTTCTTCTTCTGGCAGGAAATACTTATACCCTCAGAACTATTGCATTTGCCAGAAAAGAAAATTACCTGGAATGCATTTGGGCAGCCCAAAAAGCCAACAGTTTTCTAGAGAAGTTAAAGAATTCCGACCCTGATGTTTACGATGCATATTTGGGATTGGGATTATTTAAAATATTTCTTTCTCAGGTACCTTCCTCCTTTAAGTGGGCTCTTGAAGTCATCGGATTTAAGGCCGACCTTAAACTGGGGCTTGAATATTTAACCTTAGCAGCAGAAAAAGCTGAAAAAAATGAGGTTGAATCAAAATTCTACTATGCCTTCATTTTGTCAGAACTTCTTCATGATTATCGTAAATCCGAGAAGGTATTAGCCAGACTATCAGCAAAATATCCCGGAAATCTTCTGTTTAGCTATTTCCTTGCCGTGAACAGCATAAAACTAAGGGATCTTGATGTTGCGGAAAAACAGCTCCAAAAGATTCAGCGAGTTAAAAACAACCCCCTGCCAAAATTGCTGGCGTTTACCCACTTTCTGATGGGGGATGTTCACTTTTACTCGGGTAATTATAGCAAAGCAATCAGGTTTTATACCGATTTCTTAGCTATTTCAAAAGAAAATGATTATAAGGGGATTGCTGCTCTTCGTCTGGGGTATTCATATGATCTTTCGGGCAACCGAAGGAAAGCTGAAGAGATTTATGCCTTAACCGGCAGCGGAAGCAGATCTATTGATGAGGATCGTTATGCTGAACGGAAAGGGAAACAACTGACCAGCCGAATCGTTTATTATGATGAAGCTTTGCTCCTTTATGGAGAATCACTTGTCATGAGAGGAAAGACAGACTCAGCTGAATCGGTTTTCAATAAGGTGATTAACGAAGGGACCGAACCTGAAATGATAGCCGAGGCGGAGTACCAATTAGCATTGCTCTACCTGAGTTCTAATGAACTAAGAAAGGTGAAAGAACTGGCAGAGAGTATCCTGAGTAAAAAGAATCTTAGCGAGGTCTGGCTGTATCCCTATAGTCTTTATCTGCTCTCGGAAATCGCTGTCAGGGAGAGGGACCAGGAGTCTTTCGCCGAGTATAAAAACAGGGTGGAGAATTACAGCAATTTTGACTTTCCCTCACGCCTGGAGGGTCTCTTCTTTTCCCTGGAATACCGGTTAAACAATAGTGTGGAAATATAG